The Candidatus Zixiibacteriota bacterium DNA segment TGATTGGATTAGCCTATCTTGTCGGTTAACTGCCGGAGGCATATTCAATATAATATTATCGCTTGCTGTCGTTAGAATAGGACATGTTAGATTCTTATAATTCTTATATTCGAACATACCGGTAAAATATGAATAGAAAGCAGTGATATTAACATAAGTTCCATCGCCGCCTTTGCTTAATATTCGAGTAGGGTCGTCCAAGTTGCTTTTTCTTCTGGCATATTCTACATAAGCGTCCATGTAATCCAGGTTTACCCGGGCATTTATTTGGTCTAAATTGGATCGCATCTGTTTAGGAATAAAAGAAATCCTGTTTGGCATATTTTCAATGTAGCTTAAATATGCCCCGCCTATATGAAATTGATTCAATGGCTTAAACTTAACCCGCGCGCCGCGTAAAATATTCCCTGCTACCGGATCGCCAAGCATATAGAATACTGAGTCGCCAATTCCTTGTATAGTTGAAATAACATCCAAATCGAAATATTTTTTCCGCCAGTTTATTTTAATGCCGTCAAGAACCAAATCCGTGCTTGTTTCATCCTCGCGATATGTATTTAAAATTAAGCCTCTATCAAAAACCTGATAGAAATTACCAACTTGGATATTTAAACCATCATCTTCCCATCCAAAATAACGGCGGGTCAGTTTGTTTGATGTTACTTTAAGTGAAGATAAAGTATCCCTGACAAATACATGCTTCATTTCATACCAGCCGCCGGCATAGAATTGCCCCATGTAAATATCAAATTGAAATCTATCCGCGGCTGAATCCGATTTTGTGTCTTCATAATAATAATAACGGCCATAATTCGAGGCGGAAACATACCAGTCATCACCCTGAGCTAAAAGCTCGGGAACATATGCTAATGCTAATATGACTGACGCTAAAAAGAATACCCAATATCTATTCATCCTCAGCGTTTCCCGGATTATTCTTCAGAGGGTGTTGTTGATTCAGGGGCAGGCTCTTCCTTTGGCGAATTATCTTCTATCGAATCATCCTCCGGCGGATTCTCATCATCTGATAATAAAAACGGCTTCATTTTAGCTGTCAATGTACTGACCAGGCTGGGAATGTATCCTCTGACTATATGAATAATTCTCCCCTCGTTATCAAGCAGGAAGCCGAAGGGGATGCCTCTGCCTTTAAATTTCCTTCTGAAAACCTCGCTATCGCTGTCTAATAGAATTGTAAAATCCATGTTATGGCTTTCAACAAATGATTTAACCTTGCCAAGAGTACGGGCATTATCAACGGTAATGCCTAAAATCTTGAATCCGCGGTCTTTGTATTCATCATAAAGCTTGATAAGTTCCGGTATTTCTTTCTTGCATGGAGCGCACCAGGTCGCCCAGAAATTTATATAAACCGGCCCATTACCAACCACATCCGACAAAGTGATATTATTTCCATCCATATCGGTAAGAGTAAAATCAGGAGCCTTCTGACCTTTCTTTGTTTGACCGAATGCTAATGTTGTTAATGACAGAATGATTGCAATGATTGCTAATGTTTTTATTCTCACTTACTACTCCTGTTTTAGGTAGTCATTTTACCTGTGAAAGTATTGTTAATGGTTAATCTGTACAAATAAATGCCAATTACTTCGTTAAGTTAATATTATATCAGGTATAAATTGAAATACCCTTCATAATTATTCTCCTGTTCCATCCTTAATCCAATGTATAAAATTAAGGCGAATTGTCAACCTATTTATAGGTAGACATATAGATTATAAGATTTAACTGGCAGATTTGCCGGTAAGTTCCCGGAAGTTTATCGCAGGTCGGGTTCTTCGGTGAGTCGGAACCCGATAGCGTTAAGAACACACCCCTGGCCCCTCTCAAGAGAGGAATAATAAAATGTTGGTGCGCAAGGGGGACGTACGCCAATAACAGAATTGAAATGTTGGTGCACGGGGACGTACGCCAACCACCCTAAATTACTATGAATCGATTTCACTATACGTATAAATATTATCACTACTGTCCGGTCTTTTGTCCGCCTTATGCGGATGCTATAATGATGTCATGTCATTCCCACACTGCCCGCGTCATTCCCACACTGCCCGCTTCGTTCCCAACACTGCCCGCTTCGTTCCCAGCACTGCCCGCGTCATTCCCAACACCGTCCGCGTCATTCCCAACTTGATTGGGAA contains these protein-coding regions:
- a CDS encoding TlpA family protein disulfide reductase, with amino-acid sequence MRIKTLAIIAIILSLTTLAFGQTKKGQKAPDFTLTDMDGNNITLSDVVGNGPVYINFWATWCAPCKKEIPELIKLYDEYKDRGFKILGITVDNARTLGKVKSFVESHNMDFTILLDSDSEVFRRKFKGRGIPFGFLLDNEGRIIHIVRGYIPSLVSTLTAKMKPFLLSDDENPPEDDSIEDNSPKEEPAPESTTPSEE